One part of the Ziziphus jujuba cultivar Dongzao chromosome 2, ASM3175591v1 genome encodes these proteins:
- the LOC107418158 gene encoding probable aspartyl aminopeptidase: MAAKEESRNEGSSVVSDLLNFLNASPTAFHAVDEAKKLLRSIGYEQVLERENWKLEAGKKYFFTRNHSTIVAFAIGKKFVAGNGFHIVGAHTDSPCLKLKPISKVTKSGYLEVGVQTYGGGLWHTWFDRDLTVAGRVIIREEKDGSVSYLHRLVRIEEPIIRIPTLAIHLDRNVNDGFKVNTQTHLLPILATSIKAELDKVVGENGCIESQAQNDGKKSNEKIDSNRHHSLLLQLLASQLGCKPDDICDFELQACDTQPSILAGATKEFIFSGRLDNLCMSFCSLKALVDATASESSLEDEAGVRMVALFDHEEVGSNSAQGAGSPVTLNALSRITNSFTSDSQLLEKAIQKSFLVSADMAHALHPNYVDKHEENHQPKLHGGLVIKHNANQRYATNAVTSFVFREIANNHELPIQDFVVRNDMGCGSTIGPILASGVGIRTVDVGAPQLSMHSIREMCAVDDVKHSYEHFKAYFQEFTHLDAKITVDT; encoded by the exons ATGGCAGCAAAAGAAGAATCCAGAAATGAAGGAAGCTCTGTTGTCTCTGATCTTCTCAACTTCTTGAACGCTTCTCCAACTGCTTTCCACGCTGttg ACGAGGCAAAGAAGCTTCTGCGAAGTATTGGGTATGAGCAAGTTTTGGAGAGAGAGAATTGGAAATTGGAAgcagggaagaaatacttcttcaCGAGGAACCACTCCACCATTGTTGCCTTCGCCATCGGTAAAAA ATTTGTTGCGGGAAATGGATTCCATATTGTTGGTGCTCATACTGATAGTCCTTGTCTCAAACTGAAGCCTATTAGCaag GTAACTAAAAGTGGATATTTGGAGGTTGGTGTCCAAACTTATGGAGGTGGTTTGTGGCATACATGGTTTGATCGAGACTTGACAGTTGCAGGAAGGGTGATAATTAGAGAAGAAAAGGATGGTTCTGTTTCTTATTTGCATCGGCTTGTTAGAATTGAGGAGCCCATAATACGGATCCCAACCCTGGCAATTCACTTAGACAG GAATGTTAATGATGGATTTAAGGTGAACACACAGACCCATCTTCTTCcaatcttggcaacatcaatcAAG GCAGAGCTCGATAAAGTTGTTGGTGAAAATGGTTGCATTGAAAGTCAAGCTCAGAATGATGGAAAGAAATCTAACGAGAAAATAGACTCTAACAGGCATCACTCGCTTTTATTACAG CTTCTTGCAAGTCAGCTTGGATGCAAACCGGATGATATTTGTGATTTTGAATTGCAAGCATGTGATACTCAACCAAGTATACTGGCTGGTGCCACAAAAGAATTCATATTCTCAGGACGGCTTGATAATCTCTGCATGTCATTTTGTTCACTTAAG GCTCTAGTAGATGCTACAGCTTCTGAAAGCAGCCTTGAGGATGAGGCTGGTGTTAGAATGGTAGCTTTGTTTGATCATGAGGAGGTTGGATCTAACTCAGCCCAGGGTGCTGGGTCTCCAGTCACGTTAAATGCTCTATCACgaatcacaaattcctttaCTTCAGATTCTCAG CTGCTTGAGAAAGCAATACAGAAGAGTTTTCTTGTATCTGCTGACATGGCACATGCCCTGCACCCTAATTATGTG GACAAACATGAAGAGAATCATCAGCCCAAGTTGCATGGGGGCCTTGTCATCAAACATAATGCAAATCAACGTTATGCAACCAATGCTGTCACTTCCTTTGTGTTCAGGGAGATAGCAAATAACCATGAACTTCCAATCCAG GATTTTGTGGTACGAAATGACATGGGTTGTGGTTCAACCATTGGTCCAATCCTTGCAAGTGGTGTTGGAATTCGTACAGTTGATGTTGGTGCGCCACAGCTATCAATGCATAGCATACGAGAAATGTGCGCTGTTGATGATGTGAAACACTCATACGAGCATTTCAAGGCCTATTTCCAGGAGTTCACTCATCTTGATGCCAAGATTACGGTGGACACTTAG
- the LOC107418191 gene encoding O-fucosyltransferase 37 encodes MARPRSTKNSFITINPSPFLHLLPLSPLYSLFFSLKKNPRNLNSLCTSQPISLFYLSILFSFTFLGILILIFLPSSQEFVPCPVTSPSSSPPSQSSFFFTSLASTVSDDNGVSDEPKLLNSVMVPLPAQRVVGNVSEKEREFWNQPEGEGYKPCLDFSIGYRKASSRISKEKRRFLMVVASGGLNQQRNQIVDAVVIARILEAALVVPVLQVNLIWGDESEFSDIFDVLRFKRTLKADVRVVSSLPSTHLMSRQSIETRIPRDVTPQWIHARFFNQLNQEGVLVLKGIDSKLSKNLPPDLQKLRCKVAFHALRFAEPIRELGNQLAKRMWIEGPYIALHLRLEKDVWVRTGCLTGLGPEFDDVIAKIRQSRPEYLTGRLNMSYVQRRLAGLCPLNALEMARLLKGLGAPKSARIYNAGGEPFGGKQALQPLLSEFPNLVTKEMLAKEGELTPFMNKSSALAAIDYIVSLSSNVFVPSHGGNMGRVMQGHRAYVGHRKFIKPNKRAMLPVFEDKSISDEEFGSIIRELHRKSSGQPEPRGYRRDKDVIAYPVPECMCNKPSSSIF; translated from the exons ATGGCGAGACCAAGAAGCACCAAGAACTCCTTCATCACCATAAACCCATCACCATTTTTGCACTTGCTTCCACTTTCACCACTGTATTCCCTCTTCTTCTCCCTCAAGAAGAATCCAAGAAACCTCAACAGCCTCTGCACCTCACAACCCATCTCTCTCTTTTATCTTTCCATCCTATTTTCCTTCACTTTCTTGGGAATTCTCATCCTCATTTTCCTACCATCTTCTCAAGAATTCGTCCCCTGCCCTGTCacttcaccatcatcatcaccacCTTCTCaatcttccttcttcttcacctCTCTCGCTTCCACTGTTTCCGATGATAATGGAGTTTCCGACGAGCCGAAACTGTTGAACAGTGTTATGGTTCCGTTGCCGGCTCAAAGGGTCGTCGGAAATGTCTCCGAAAAGGAGAGAGAGTTCTGGAATCAACCAGAGGGAGAAGGGTACAAGCCATGTTTGGATTTCAGCATTGGGTATCGAAAAGCTTCTTCGAGGATTTCGAAGGAGAAGAGGAGGTTTCTAATGGTGGTTGCTTCAGGGGGTTTGAACCAGCAAAGGAATCAGATTGTTGATGCTGTTGTCATCGCTAGGATTCTCGAAGCCGCTTTGGTTGTTCCCGTTTTGCAGGTCAATCTCATTTGGGGAGACGAAAG CGAATTTTCGGATATTTTCGACGTTTTGCGTTTCAAGAGGACTTTGAAAGCTGATGTTAGAGTTGTCTCATCTTTACCGTCTACACATTTGATGTCAAGGCAGTCAATTGAGACCAGGATTCCTCGTGATGTCACTCCACAGTGGATCCATGCCAGATTCTTCAACCAA TTGAATCAAGAAGGCGTTCTGGTATTAAAAGGGATAGATTCTAAACTCTCAAAGAATCTTCCACCTGATTTGCAGAAGCTTAGGTGTAAG GTGGCTTTCCATGCTTTGAGATTTGCAGAACCAATTAGGGAGCTTGGGAATCAACTAGCAAAGAGAATGTGGATTGAAGGTCCATACATTGCTCTCCATCTCAGACTTGAGAAAGATGTGTGGGTCAGAACAGGATGTCTCACCGGTCTTGGCCCGGAATTCGATGATGTCATCGCCAAAATCCGGCAATCTCGGCCGGAATACCTCACTGGAAGGTTGAACATGAGCTATGTTCAACGACGCCTTGCGGGACTGTGCCCGCTTAATGCATTGGAAATGGCAAG ATTGCTTAAGGGTCTTGGTGCACCGAAAAGTGCACGGATATACAATGCCGGAGGAGAACCCTTCGGCGGAAAGCAGGCTCTGCAGCCACTTTTGTCAGAATTTCCGAATTTAGTGACAAAGGAAATGTTGGCAAAAGAAGGAGAGCTCACACCCTTCATGAACAAGTCATCTGCTTTGGCTGCCATAGACTACATTGTCTCATTGAGCAGCAACGTGTTTGTACCTTCCCATGGTGGAAATATGGGCCGAGTCATGCAG GGTCACAGAGCTTATGTGGGGCATAGGAAGTTTATAAAGCCTAACAAAAGAGCTATGCTACCCGTCTTTGAAGACAAGTCAATTTCTGACGAAGAATTTGGAAGCATTATCAGAGAGCTTCATAGGAAATCTAGTGGACAACCTGAGCCAAGAGGTTATAGGAGGGACAAGGATGTGATAGCGTATCCAGTTCCTGAATGCATGTGTAATAAACCTAGCTCAAGCATTTTTTAA
- the LOC107418193 gene encoding mitochondrial pyruvate carrier 1, which produces MASFKAFLNSPVGPKTTHFWGPVANWGFVAAGLADMNKPPEMISGNMTAAMCVYSLLFMRFAWMVKPRNYLLLACHASNETVQLYQLSRWAKGQGYLSEKKDEPKSA; this is translated from the exons ATGGCTTCATTCAAAGCATTCTTGAATAGTCCTGTTGGTCCTAAAACAACTCATTTCTGGGGACCTGTTGCCAACTGGGGATTCGTTGCTGCA GGTTTGGCAGACATGAATAAACCACCAGAAATGATCTCTGGGAATATGACAGCAG CAATGTGTGTGTATTCATTATTGTTTATGAGATTTGCATGGATGGTAAAGCCTCGCAACTATCTACTTCTGGCATGCCATGCCTCAAATGAGACTGTACAACTATATCAATTGTCTCGCTGGGCAAAGGGTCAGGG GTACTTGTCCGAGAAGAAAGATGAACCCAAATCTGCGTAA
- the LOC107418192 gene encoding uncharacterized protein LOC107418192 produces MPHTTTLDCPGCPSLRALTFDALGLIKVIEARGKQGGFPKVVEKWGEPDSSKCVLAASIDDSKSNPLLAVARKNGMIEILNPLNGDLCFSVPNDNGDVGRMENDAIIGLHLLARKKKESVSRFCTLLTCTEKGKATIRSFERTTSPKEFTSTGSSRTWEVCNAGNILCSKLDGSENYALFGGKGVEVTVWDLDKCTKTWTAKSPPKNSLGIFTPTWFTSATFLSKDDHRKIVAGTQSHQVRLYDISAQRRPVISFDFRETPVKALAEDLDGYTIYVGNGSGDLSAFDMRTGKLLGSFLGKCSGSIRSIVRHPELPVLASCGLDSYLRFWDVKTRQLLSAVFLKQHLVKVLFDSSFADEEVSHCTEDLPSEAQNANETQIGDEETLPVKRKKASKEHKRNKKESKQNNGSETSKENKGRKSKSNKSSKRLKYDMVDDES; encoded by the exons ATGCCTCATACGACCACTTTGGATTGCCCTGGTTGTCCATCACTTCGTGCTCTAACATTCGACGCTCTTGGTCTGATCAAAG TTATTGAAGCACGGGGCAAGCAAGGAGGGTTTCCTAAGGTGGTGGAGAAATGGGGTGAGCCAGACTCCTCAAAATGCGTGCTTGCTGCGTCAATCGACGACAGCAAATCAAACCCG TTATTAGCTGTTGCAAGAAAGAATGGCATG ATTGAGATTCTGAATCCTCTCAATGGGGATCTATGTTTCTCGGTTCCTAATGACAATGGTGATGTTGGTCGAATGGAGAATGATGCCATCATTGGGTTGCATTTACTTgcgagaaagaaaaaagagtctGTGTCTAG ATTTTGCACTTTGCTTACATGTACGGAAAAAGGGAAGGCAACTATCAGGTCTTTTGAACGGACAACTTCACCTAAAGAGTTTACCTCTACTGGGTCATCTAGAACATGGGAAGTATGCAATGCTGGTAATATCTTATGTTCAAAACTCGATGGGAGtgaaaattatgcattatttgGAGG GAAGGGTGTTGAAGTGACTGTGTGGGATCTTGACAAGTGTACTAAGACATGGACAGCAAAATCT CCTCCTAAAAACAGCCTTGGTATTTTTACCCCAACTTGGTTTACATCTGCCACGTTCCTGAGTAAAGATGATCATCGTAAAATTGTGGCTGGCACACAGAGCCATCAG GTCCGTCTCTATGATATTTCTGCTCAGCGGAGACCTGTAATATCTTTTGATTTCCGGGAGACCCCCGTTAAAGCATTAGCTGAAGATCTAGATGGCTATACAATCTATGTCGGGAACGGGTCTGGTGATCTTTCTGCTTTTGACATGCGCACAG GGAAATTGTTAGGAAGTTTTTTGGGAAAATGTTCTGGAAGCATTAGATCAATAGTTAGGCACCCTGAACTTCCAGTGCTTGCATCATGTG GACTGGATAGCTATCTACGCTTCTGGGATGTAAAGACACGGCAACTACTTTCTGCG GTTTTCCTGAAACAGCATCTTGTAAAAGTTCTTTTTGATTCCAGTTTTGCTGATGAAG AAGTTTCTCATTGTACGGAAGATCTACCATCTGAAGCACAAAATGCTAATGAGACTCAAATTGGAGATGAGGAAACACTACCCGTcaaaagaaagaaggcatcTAAAGaacacaaaagaaacaagaaggaAAGTAAACAAAACAATGGCAGTGAAACATCTAAAGAAAATAAAGGCAGGAAATCAAAATCCAATAAAAGTAGCAAAAGATTAAAATATGACATGGTTGATGATGAATCATGA